In a single window of the Methanofollis ethanolicus genome:
- a CDS encoding 50S ribosomal protein L44e produces the protein MKMPAKFKAYCPFCRSHETHEVEKVKKGRTSGLHWIDRQKARRGKVGNMGKYSKVPGGDKPTKKVNVRYRCTKCGKAHLRAGWRAGKFEIVE, from the coding sequence ATGAAGATGCCAGCAAAATTCAAGGCCTACTGTCCGTTCTGCAGATCGCACGAGACGCATGAAGTTGAAAAGGTGAAAAAGGGACGCACCAGCGGCCTGCACTGGATCGACCGGCAGAAGGCGCGCAGAGGCAAAGTAGGTAACATGGGCAAGTACTCCAAGGTGCCCGGCGGCGACAAGCCGACCAAGAAGGTCAATGTCAGGTACCGCTGCACGAAGTGCGGGAAGGCACACCTCCGTGCAGGCTGGAGAGCAGGCAAATTCGAGATTGTGGAGTGA
- a CDS encoding proteasome assembly chaperone family protein, whose amino-acid sequence MDDINIDFLTEEEVKADVLIEGLPGIGQVGKLVVEHMIQELGAEKIVDITSIFLPPQVLIEPGGRVRLPNNEVYLWKNDEGRSIAFLIGDFQSTSNEGHYLLCEAYLDIAEELGVKRIYTLGGYGVGHLTEESRILGAANDESLAAGIVVAGGVMTGEEPGGIVGASGLLLGLAAMREIEGICLMGETPGYVVDPKSATAVLAVLCRLLGITVDATRLAEHAAEVEKILAKYEEMEKGREEEKLTYIG is encoded by the coding sequence ATGGATGACATAAATATCGACTTTTTAACCGAAGAAGAGGTCAAGGCCGACGTCCTCATCGAAGGACTGCCGGGCATCGGCCAGGTCGGCAAACTCGTCGTCGAGCACATGATCCAGGAACTCGGGGCAGAGAAGATCGTCGACATCACCTCCATCTTCCTTCCGCCGCAGGTGCTCATCGAACCCGGCGGCCGGGTCCGCCTCCCAAACAACGAAGTATACCTCTGGAAGAACGACGAGGGTCGTTCGATCGCTTTCCTGATCGGCGACTTCCAGAGCACCTCGAATGAGGGGCATTACCTCCTCTGCGAGGCCTACCTTGACATCGCCGAGGAGCTCGGGGTGAAGAGGATCTACACCCTCGGCGGCTATGGTGTCGGTCACCTCACCGAGGAGTCGAGAATCCTCGGGGCGGCCAACGACGAGAGCCTTGCCGCAGGGATCGTCGTCGCCGGCGGCGTCATGACCGGCGAGGAGCCCGGCGGGATCGTCGGTGCTTCGGGTCTGCTTCTCGGCCTTGCTGCCATGCGGGAGATCGAGGGGATCTGCCTGATGGGTGAGACACCGGGATATGTCGTCGACCCGAAGAGCGCAACCGCAGTCCTTGCCGTCCTCTGCCGCCTCCTCGGGATCACGGTCGACGCCACCCGGCTTGCCGAGCATGCCGCAGAGGTGGAGAAGATCCTGGCGAAGTACGAAGAGATGGAAAAAGGGCGGGAAGAAGAAAAACTGACCTATATCGGATAA
- a CDS encoding RNA-protein complex protein Nop10, with the protein MSGRIRYCEHDRRYTLFLTCPICGSPTRSAHPARYSPQDRYGDYRREAKRWMT; encoded by the coding sequence ATGAGCGGGCGGATCAGGTATTGCGAGCATGACCGCCGCTATACCCTATTTTTAACCTGCCCGATCTGCGGGTCGCCGACACGGTCGGCCCACCCTGCACGGTATTCACCGCAGGACCGGTACGGTGACTACCGGAGAGAGGCAAAACGATGGATGACATAA
- a CDS encoding 30S ribosomal protein S27e: MVRQHRENRSKFLRVKCPDCENEQVIFEKASTVVDCAVCGHVLAEPTGGKAKINAEIKAELQ, encoded by the coding sequence ATGGTACGTCAGCACCGTGAAAACAGAAGCAAATTCCTCAGGGTCAAGTGCCCGGACTGCGAGAACGAACAGGTGATCTTCGAGAAGGCCAGCACGGTCGTGGACTGTGCGGTCTGCGGGCATGTGCTCGCCGAGCCGACCGGCGGGAAGGCAAAGATCAACGCAGAGATCAAGGCCGAACTCCAGTGA
- a CDS encoding translation initiation factor IF-2 subunit alpha: MHELNEWPEESELVVCTVEDVKDFVAFVRLDEYENKKGLIHISEVATGWIKHIRDFVREGQKIVCKVLNVDADRGHIDLSLKDVNDHQRREKIQEWKNEQKAEKWIGFVANDTGADLHTITEAFYSSYGLLYPAFEDIVISGEATLTKFGFSKQVNDALMVVANENVKIPKVTITGTLVLSSMKPDGVNIIRRALRSAQPKIDDVDIELTYFGAPNYRVKVTAPDYKRAEKAIEKASRSAIGVMERAGDTGKFVRKQKAKSA, from the coding sequence ATGCATGAACTGAATGAATGGCCGGAAGAAAGCGAACTCGTCGTTTGTACGGTAGAGGACGTTAAGGACTTCGTGGCATTTGTGCGTCTGGACGAATACGAGAACAAGAAAGGGCTCATCCACATCTCCGAGGTCGCCACCGGCTGGATCAAGCATATCCGCGACTTTGTCCGTGAAGGGCAGAAGATCGTCTGCAAGGTGCTCAATGTCGACGCCGACCGCGGGCACATCGATCTCTCCCTCAAGGACGTCAACGACCACCAGAGGCGGGAAAAGATCCAGGAGTGGAAGAACGAGCAGAAGGCCGAGAAGTGGATCGGTTTTGTCGCCAATGACACCGGCGCCGACCTCCATACGATCACAGAGGCCTTTTACTCCTCCTACGGCCTGCTGTACCCGGCTTTCGAGGATATCGTCATAAGCGGCGAAGCGACCCTCACAAAATTCGGTTTCTCAAAGCAGGTCAACGACGCTCTGATGGTCGTCGCCAACGAGAACGTGAAGATCCCGAAGGTGACGATCACCGGCACCCTTGTCCTCTCATCGATGAAACCTGACGGTGTGAACATCATCAGGCGGGCTCTCAGGAGCGCACAGCCGAAGATCGACGATGTCGATATCGAACTCACCTATTTCGGTGCGCCGAATTACCGGGTCAAGGTCACCGCCCCGGACTATAAGCGGGCCGAGAAAGCCATCGAGAAGGCTTCCAGATCCGCGATCGGCGTCATGGAGCGGGCGGGCGACACCGGCAAGTTCGTCAGAAAACAAAAGGCAAAGAGTGCATGA